A window of the Haloquadratum walsbyi C23 genome harbors these coding sequences:
- a CDS encoding SDR family oxidoreductase, with protein MDLELTDNVALVTASSSGLGKASGRALASEGANVVLNGRNQDRLDAAVEEVREAAADTASVIGHAGDLTDPDDIADLVERPVAEFGGLDHLILSAGGPPSKPFLETTDEEWYEAFDLLVMSAVRTVRAAEPHLTESEHGTVVNITSASVKEAIDGLVLSNAVRMSVIGLEKTISKELAPDIRANAVLPGTHETPRIEELVEQGVERDEYESYESGLEEWADGIPIGRVGDPMELGRTVAFLSSPVSTYLDGVAIPIDGGSGASNL; from the coding sequence ATGGATCTTGAACTCACCGATAATGTTGCACTTGTGACCGCTTCAAGCAGTGGTCTTGGAAAGGCTTCTGGGCGAGCTCTTGCATCTGAGGGTGCCAATGTCGTTTTAAACGGACGTAATCAGGATCGACTTGATGCGGCTGTTGAAGAGGTACGTGAGGCTGCAGCCGATACTGCAAGCGTCATCGGTCATGCAGGTGACCTTACTGATCCTGATGATATCGCTGATCTTGTTGAGCGTCCGGTTGCAGAATTTGGCGGGCTTGATCATCTCATTTTATCAGCTGGAGGACCACCGTCAAAACCATTTCTTGAGACGACAGACGAAGAGTGGTATGAAGCCTTTGATCTGCTTGTCATGAGTGCTGTCCGAACCGTCCGCGCTGCAGAGCCACATCTCACAGAAAGCGAGCATGGCACAGTTGTGAATATCACCTCTGCAAGCGTCAAGGAGGCGATCGATGGACTCGTTCTCTCAAATGCAGTTCGAATGAGTGTCATTGGACTTGAAAAGACCATCTCAAAAGAACTCGCACCCGATATTCGTGCGAATGCTGTTTTACCGGGAACTCATGAAACGCCCCGGATTGAAGAATTAGTCGAGCAAGGTGTCGAACGTGATGAGTATGAGAGCTATGAGAGTGGTCTTGAGGAGTGGGCGGATGGAATCCCGATTGGCCGGGTTGGTGATCCAATGGAATTAGGCCGCACCGTTGCATTCCTCTCGTCGCCTGTGTCAACATACCTCGATGGGGTTGCAATCCCGATCGATGGCGGATCTGGCGCATCCAATCTCTGA
- the proB gene encoding glutamate 5-kinase, with amino-acid sequence MSERRSTEHESESEDTDRESDISVTETTKQTLSQTSESTQTSVPRSAIDQARHIAATADRVVVKAGTNSLTDSTSNLDDEKLDKLVDDIADLIEHDKEVILVSSGAIGAGKGRAGYAADDTVEESQALSTIGQSHLMRRYTESFERYGLTVAQILITDHDLEDMERFTNFKNTIETLLSWDVIPIINENDAVATEEIRIGDNDMLSSSLAIGVESDLLVILTDVGGVYTGNPKENTNATRINAVGANYDEVESIIAVSSESKFGGIQTKVRGARAVSEHGIPAIIARSTESDVLQRIATEISVGTIFVPVDNQTKTDSD; translated from the coding sequence ATGAGTGAACGACGGAGCACTGAGCATGAGTCTGAATCTGAGGACACTGACCGCGAATCAGATATTTCGGTCACCGAAACAACAAAGCAGACATTGTCACAGACCTCCGAATCCACGCAAACATCTGTTCCACGATCAGCAATTGATCAAGCACGTCATATCGCTGCAACAGCAGACCGTGTCGTTGTCAAAGCTGGAACGAATTCTCTGACAGATTCAACGTCAAATCTTGACGATGAGAAACTCGATAAACTCGTTGATGATATCGCTGATCTTATCGAGCATGATAAGGAGGTTATTCTTGTCTCCTCAGGGGCAATTGGCGCTGGAAAAGGACGGGCAGGGTATGCCGCGGACGACACCGTCGAAGAATCACAGGCATTGTCAACGATTGGACAGAGTCATCTCATGCGTCGATATACTGAGAGTTTTGAGCGGTATGGATTGACTGTTGCACAGATCCTCATCACCGATCATGATCTCGAAGATATGGAGCGATTCACTAATTTCAAGAACACTATTGAAACGCTTCTCTCCTGGGACGTTATCCCAATTATCAATGAAAACGATGCGGTCGCAACAGAAGAAATCCGTATTGGTGATAATGATATGCTTTCGTCATCGCTTGCAATCGGCGTTGAAAGTGATCTTCTCGTGATACTGACTGATGTTGGTGGTGTCTATACTGGAAATCCAAAAGAGAATACTAACGCAACACGCATTAATGCTGTCGGTGCCAACTATGACGAGGTTGAATCAATCATTGCAGTCAGTTCCGAAAGCAAATTTGGTGGGATTCAGACGAAAGTGCGAGGTGCTCGTGCAGTGAGTGAGCATGGCATTCCAGCGATTATTGCTCGCTCGACGGAGTCTGATGTGCTACAACGGATTGCAACAGAAATCTCAGTTGGAACGATCTTTGTTCCAGTTGATAATCAAACAAAGACTGATAGTGATTAG
- a CDS encoding energy-coupling factor ABC transporter substrate-binding protein, whose translation MNKQHYRSLLAAVAIATLVAGLSFTTGGLDATDQQAVAMIETNEPVYDRWTDPVLQPPTAVGETVLFAVQAGIAGLIFTHYLQRLTEADQSETDASDA comes from the coding sequence ATGAATAAACAACATTATCGATCACTTCTTGCCGCAGTTGCTATTGCTACTCTTGTTGCTGGATTGAGCTTTACGACTGGTGGACTCGATGCAACTGATCAACAGGCTGTTGCAATGATTGAAACCAACGAACCAGTGTATGACCGGTGGACTGACCCAGTATTACAGCCACCTACCGCAGTGGGTGAGACAGTACTGTTTGCAGTTCAAGCTGGCATTGCGGGACTCATATTCACTCATTACCTCCAGCGACTGACTGAGGCCGACCAGTCGGAGACGGATGCATCAGACGCTTGA
- a CDS encoding glutamate-5-semialdehyde dehydrogenase — MTDSGEIDPQTAEEKVTDAQTAALSLSNLSTPRRNEALTAIADTIERNVDRILEANAADVADAEKQVDAGEYTQAFVDRLTLSAAKIESIAEMVRSVAEQDDPLGETLTARELDDDLNLYKVTVPIGVIGTVFESRPDALVQISALSLKSGNAVILKGGSEAERSNRVLYNCILEATPEVPSGWAQLIEAREDVQTLLEMDDAVDLIMPRGSSSFVQYVQDNTSIPVLGHTEGVCHVYVDSEADLEMATAVAYDAKVQYPAVCNAVETLLVHESVAPSFLSQMMKQYRDAGVEIRGDERTQSIVDTESNISEEIIAATEADWTTEYGDRIVSIAVVDSLTDAIDHINMYGSKHTESILTQDDNRAEQFMRAVDAASVFHNASTRFADGFRFGLGAEVGISTGKIHARGPVGLDGLTTYKYHLEGDGQQVATYAGSDAKPFDHAEFDETWPIRNDDG; from the coding sequence ATGACTGACTCAGGTGAGATAGACCCTCAAACTGCAGAAGAAAAAGTAACAGATGCACAAACTGCGGCTCTTTCGCTTTCAAATCTCTCGACACCGCGCCGTAATGAGGCGCTCACAGCAATCGCAGATACAATCGAAAGAAATGTCGACCGGATTCTTGAGGCTAATGCGGCTGATGTCGCTGACGCTGAAAAACAAGTCGATGCCGGAGAGTACACACAGGCATTTGTCGATCGTTTAACCCTTTCAGCCGCAAAAATTGAAAGCATCGCTGAAATGGTTCGGAGTGTTGCCGAACAAGATGACCCACTTGGGGAGACACTTACCGCAAGAGAACTTGATGATGATTTGAATTTATACAAAGTGACCGTTCCTATTGGTGTTATTGGGACAGTGTTTGAATCTCGTCCTGACGCGCTGGTTCAAATTTCAGCACTGAGTCTAAAGTCTGGAAACGCTGTGATACTAAAGGGTGGAAGCGAAGCCGAACGATCAAATCGGGTGTTATATAACTGTATTCTGGAAGCAACACCAGAGGTCCCATCAGGATGGGCACAACTGATTGAAGCACGTGAAGATGTCCAAACACTCCTTGAGATGGACGATGCTGTCGATTTAATCATGCCCCGTGGGAGTTCCTCATTTGTCCAATATGTTCAGGATAATACAAGTATCCCGGTATTAGGGCATACCGAGGGTGTCTGTCATGTGTATGTTGACTCTGAGGCTGATCTTGAGATGGCAACAGCGGTCGCGTATGATGCGAAAGTACAGTATCCTGCGGTATGCAATGCTGTCGAGACACTCCTCGTTCATGAGTCAGTTGCACCGTCATTCCTATCTCAGATGATGAAGCAATATCGCGACGCCGGGGTTGAAATCCGTGGTGATGAGCGCACTCAATCAATTGTTGATACTGAGTCGAACATCAGTGAAGAAATTATCGCTGCAACTGAGGCTGATTGGACGACCGAATATGGTGATCGTATCGTTTCAATCGCAGTTGTTGATTCACTCACAGATGCAATCGATCATATCAATATGTATGGGTCAAAGCACACCGAATCGATCCTCACTCAGGACGACAATCGGGCTGAACAGTTTATGCGTGCGGTTGATGCTGCAAGCGTATTTCATAATGCCTCAACACGCTTTGCCGATGGATTTCGATTTGGTCTTGGCGCAGAAGTTGGAATTAGCACTGGAAAAATTCACGCTCGTGGACCCGTCGGGCTTGATGGATTGACCACCTATAAATACCATCTTGAGGGAGATGGTCAGCAGGTCGCAACATACGCTGGCTCAGACGCCAAACCGTTTGATCATGCCGAGTTTGATGAGACATGGCCAATAAGGAATGACGATGGGTGA
- a CDS encoding dihydrofolate reductase, which produces MEFTSVAALADNYVIGRNGDLPWESLPADKQQYRERVSGFPVILGRRTYESMRSDLPGRRQIVLSQQKQGFHIETVTHAPDIDSAIEISKQTDTKTVYILGGAAIYSLFQSHIDRMVLTRVPGIYQGDSYYPEWNDDVWTLISTEDYAGFTLEEWTRQSV; this is translated from the coding sequence ATGGAATTCACTTCTGTTGCTGCACTTGCAGATAACTATGTTATCGGTCGTAATGGTGATCTTCCATGGGAAAGTCTTCCCGCGGACAAACAGCAGTATCGCGAACGGGTCAGTGGATTCCCAGTCATACTGGGTCGACGGACATATGAATCGATGCGATCGGACCTCCCTGGTCGTCGACAAATTGTCCTATCACAACAAAAGCAGGGATTTCATATTGAAACTGTTACTCATGCGCCAGATATTGACAGTGCAATCGAGATTAGTAAACAAACTGACACAAAAACTGTATATATTCTTGGTGGTGCTGCGATCTACAGCCTATTTCAATCGCATATCGACCGAATGGTGCTTACTCGAGTCCCAGGGATCTATCAGGGTGATAGCTATTATCCCGAGTGGAATGACGATGTGTGGACACTCATATCAACAGAGGATTATGCTGGATTCACCCTCGAGGAATGGACCCGTCAAAGCGTATAA
- the cbiQ gene encoding cobalt ECF transporter T component CbiQ has translation MHQTLERVQAEAAPIISGPLAVYLTGISLILTITTSHITTHILAAVIFASLTAHAIGREYVSLIQYPIWFLAPSIILIAIITPGKAIITLWSISISTAGVQLAFETGLRSIASLTVLFFLAFTTTVPQLVTALNRLWMPDPIIELLLLSYRAVQVLMDETLRLSTAATLRGGQTSRYALFRTTKRLAASLLIRSVDRAEQVEMAMQARGYHGEFPMHTESNNGYMYSIIIIALLVITGFGDLP, from the coding sequence ATGCATCAGACGCTTGAGCGCGTCCAAGCGGAGGCGGCACCGATAATCAGTGGACCACTCGCAGTGTATCTCACTGGTATTTCTTTGATACTCACAATCACAACGAGTCATATTACAACACATATCCTTGCAGCGGTTATCTTTGCCAGTTTAACTGCACATGCAATTGGTCGAGAATATGTCTCACTCATTCAATATCCGATTTGGTTCCTTGCTCCAAGCATTATACTCATCGCAATCATAACTCCTGGGAAGGCAATCATTACACTGTGGAGTATCTCTATCTCTACAGCAGGTGTCCAGCTTGCGTTTGAAACTGGTCTTCGATCAATTGCTTCGTTGACAGTTCTATTCTTTCTTGCTTTCACCACAACCGTTCCACAGTTAGTCACTGCGCTGAATCGCCTGTGGATGCCAGATCCAATCATTGAACTACTCCTATTGAGTTATCGTGCTGTACAAGTCCTTATGGATGAGACACTCCGGTTATCAACAGCAGCAACGCTTCGAGGTGGACAGACATCTCGATATGCACTTTTTCGAACGACAAAGCGCCTGGCAGCATCACTTCTTATTCGATCGGTCGACAGAGCAGAGCAGGTTGAGATGGCAATGCAAGCACGGGGATATCATGGCGAATTTCCAATGCACACAGAATCAAATAATGGATATATGTATTCAATTATCATCATCGCACTGCTTGTTATCACTGGTTTTGGAGACCTCCCATGA
- the msrA gene encoding peptide-methionine (S)-S-oxide reductase MsrA, producing the protein MSETATVGGGCFWCTEAAMKELAGVNTVTSGYAGGDIDNPTYKQVCSGTTDHAEVVQIEYDPTKIEYSELLEVFFATHDPTQLNRQGPDVGTQYRSIILTHTVEQRATAEAYIEALNDHYDDAIVTEIESLERFWSAEEYHQDYFEKNPSDAYCRMHAQPKVEKVRETFTEKLT; encoded by the coding sequence ATGAGCGAAACAGCGACCGTTGGCGGTGGATGTTTTTGGTGTACCGAGGCGGCGATGAAAGAGCTTGCTGGCGTTAACACAGTCACCTCAGGTTATGCTGGTGGCGATATCGATAATCCAACATATAAACAAGTCTGTTCAGGAACGACGGATCATGCCGAGGTTGTGCAGATTGAGTATGACCCAACGAAAATTGAATACAGTGAATTACTGGAAGTGTTTTTTGCAACGCATGATCCAACGCAATTGAATCGACAGGGTCCTGATGTCGGCACACAGTATCGATCAATCATACTCACACATACTGTCGAGCAACGAGCGACGGCTGAAGCATATATTGAAGCACTCAATGATCATTATGATGATGCAATTGTCACCGAGATTGAATCACTCGAACGATTCTGGTCGGCTGAGGAGTATCATCAAGATTACTTTGAAAAAAATCCATCAGACGCATACTGTCGAATGCACGCACAGCCGAAAGTTGAGAAAGTTCGTGAGACATTCACTGAGAAATTGACATAA
- the proC gene encoding pyrroline-5-carboxylate reductase, which translates to MITVSVIGCGHMGSALLEGLATVEGYRTIGYDVDPAVLDNVKSYCDRTTTDIDTIADSDIVALTVKPDIVPTVLAEINLHAEQTLMTAAAGIERSFVSNQTDATVIRLMPNLAASLREMAAAVAWDEPDPAVETMLSDLGSYVVIDETHMNIATAVNGSGPAFVYYLIQAMQTRAIKEGLDKSDAQTLAIQTFIGAAEMVRAADEPIESLIDAVCSPNGTTIEGMNVLFDSNVDAEVGDALTAATERSAELAAEVDHE; encoded by the coding sequence ATGATTACAGTGAGCGTTATTGGGTGCGGACATATGGGAAGTGCACTGCTGGAAGGTCTTGCGACGGTGGAAGGATATCGAACAATTGGTTACGATGTTGATCCAGCGGTTCTCGATAATGTCAAATCATATTGTGATCGAACAACGACTGATATCGATACAATAGCCGATTCTGACATTGTTGCACTGACAGTCAAGCCGGATATCGTTCCAACAGTGCTTGCTGAGATTAACCTTCATGCCGAGCAGACACTTATGACAGCAGCCGCAGGTATTGAGCGGTCTTTCGTTAGCAATCAGACTGACGCGACGGTCATTCGACTGATGCCAAATCTTGCAGCAAGTCTTCGTGAAATGGCTGCTGCTGTCGCCTGGGATGAGCCCGATCCAGCTGTTGAGACAATGCTCTCTGATCTTGGATCATATGTAGTTATTGATGAAACGCATATGAATATCGCAACAGCAGTTAATGGAAGCGGACCAGCCTTTGTATACTATCTTATTCAAGCAATGCAAACGCGAGCAATCAAAGAAGGATTAGATAAATCAGACGCACAGACACTTGCAATCCAGACGTTTATTGGGGCAGCGGAGATGGTTCGAGCCGCTGATGAACCGATTGAATCTCTTATTGACGCTGTCTGTTCGCCAAATGGCACAACAATTGAAGGAATGAACGTTTTATTTGACAGCAATGTTGACGCCGAAGTTGGTGATGCATTGACCGCAGCGACTGAACGGTCAGCTGAACTTGCAGCAGAGGTTGATCATGAGTGA
- a CDS encoding IS4 family transposase — MSVQFDSPNRPSEDVTDASNINSTDLVADEMYSLLDEVDSESIADEFKIGLHSDKHDFTNHVKTAVREGLDPSSSLAELEDKTIVDDSLEHMPKSRFSELTNDRDYCAVVQLLFEVLHTPQLYHQRGVQRKRLQWMTRDVVAVDATNLELTRSVVVSDEFVGDDDKVYKIDTDDGGLELHCAARVDGENKHPLDATVTEGDTHESPQFDLLKEDVEVFADLDSVIWVFDRAYTRYLRFCEIKHSDNDFVTLMHSDARFELIETLEEFEVTVSGNNAAQPTHSDEESTRRVRDERIELAETGEEFRRIVLETPDGEEIEYLTTLASSEYDPIDVINIYTLRTVIEILFREWKQYLNIENFHSKSLNGVLFELFCALIGYMLVVWFRQRHPVRGGVARAIQKVRTFWNETLDSFG, encoded by the coding sequence ATGTCTGTGCAATTTGATTCACCAAACAGGCCGTCAGAAGACGTAACGGACGCCTCTAATATCAATTCTACTGATCTCGTCGCTGACGAAATGTACTCGCTGCTCGACGAAGTCGACAGCGAGTCGATTGCCGATGAATTCAAGATTGGGCTCCATTCCGACAAACACGACTTCACGAACCACGTCAAGACGGCTGTTCGTGAGGGTCTTGACCCCTCCAGCTCACTCGCTGAACTTGAGGATAAGACCATTGTCGACGACTCACTCGAACACATGCCTAAATCACGGTTTTCAGAACTCACGAACGACCGCGACTACTGCGCGGTCGTTCAGCTCCTCTTCGAAGTACTGCACACACCACAGTTGTATCATCAACGTGGAGTTCAACGAAAACGACTGCAGTGGATGACACGAGATGTCGTCGCTGTTGATGCCACAAACCTCGAACTTACGCGCTCTGTTGTCGTCTCAGACGAGTTCGTCGGAGACGACGACAAGGTCTACAAGATCGACACAGACGATGGTGGTCTCGAACTTCACTGCGCAGCACGTGTGGATGGAGAAAATAAACATCCACTCGACGCTACTGTTACAGAGGGCGACACCCACGAAAGCCCGCAGTTCGATCTCCTCAAGGAAGATGTCGAGGTCTTTGCAGACCTCGACTCGGTAATCTGGGTCTTTGACCGCGCATACACGCGATATCTACGGTTCTGTGAGATCAAGCATAGTGACAATGATTTTGTCACACTGATGCACTCAGACGCTCGATTTGAACTCATTGAGACACTCGAAGAGTTCGAGGTCACCGTCTCAGGGAACAACGCCGCTCAGCCGACTCACTCAGATGAGGAATCAACGCGACGGGTTCGTGATGAACGAATTGAATTAGCTGAGACTGGTGAAGAGTTCCGCAGGATTGTGCTGGAAACACCCGATGGAGAAGAGATTGAGTACCTGACGACGCTGGCGTCGTCAGAGTACGATCCAATCGACGTGATCAACATATACACACTACGGACAGTAATTGAGATCCTCTTCCGAGAGTGGAAACAGTACCTCAACATCGAGAACTTTCACTCGAAATCGCTGAACGGCGTGTTATTCGAGCTGTTCTGTGCATTGATTGGATATATGCTGGTCGTATGGTTTCGCCAACGCCACCCAGTCAGGGGTGGCGTGGCGCGTGCTATCCAGAAAGTTCGAACCTTCTGGAATGAGACGCTAGATTCATTCGGCTAA
- a CDS encoding DUF7120 family protein, with amino-acid sequence MPIVEVTLPDELLSEFEQLVEEEFVTEEQAVEDLLTMGIDAYNVNIVDDSQPGDDIIEGAENNLFDTATDPGGLEDDRL; translated from the coding sequence ATGCCAATTGTTGAAGTGACGCTGCCAGACGAGTTGCTTAGTGAGTTTGAACAACTAGTTGAAGAGGAGTTTGTGACTGAAGAGCAAGCGGTCGAAGACCTTCTTACAATGGGAATTGATGCATACAATGTAAATATCGTTGATGATTCACAACCTGGCGATGATATCATTGAGGGTGCAGAAAATAATCTCTTTGATACGGCGACTGATCCTGGTGGGCTTGAAGACGACCGACTATAA
- a CDS encoding energy-coupling factor ABC transporter ATP-binding protein: MIELTEVQFAYDTESVLADVTLRVPKGSITVLLGRNGAGKSTLLRHCNGLLKPDSGDVNIDGSSLTSETTSMRAIRQRVGFIFQRPADQLVAPTVKQDVAFGPANWEKNMPPDDIDTIVTQALERVGLAGFEDRLCSRLSGGERKRVALAGVLAMDPEYIVADEPSAGLDGDGVRGFAELLKQLATDGIGVIVSTHYPDFASAVGDRFRVLEDGRIVHSSDQLESIPLREHGIRTLGTISDT, translated from the coding sequence ATGATTGAACTCACTGAGGTACAGTTCGCGTATGATACTGAATCGGTCCTCGCTGATGTTACTCTTCGTGTGCCAAAAGGGTCAATTACGGTCTTACTCGGGCGCAATGGTGCTGGAAAATCAACACTCTTGCGTCATTGTAATGGGCTGTTGAAACCGGATAGTGGTGATGTCAATATTGACGGAAGCTCACTTACCAGTGAAACGACGTCTATGCGCGCAATCCGACAACGTGTTGGATTTATATTTCAACGACCTGCTGATCAACTTGTTGCACCAACGGTCAAACAGGACGTCGCATTTGGACCTGCTAATTGGGAGAAAAACATGCCCCCTGACGACATTGATACGATTGTCACACAAGCACTTGAGCGGGTTGGGTTAGCTGGATTCGAAGATCGATTATGTAGCCGATTGAGCGGTGGCGAACGAAAGCGCGTTGCCCTCGCCGGAGTGCTTGCAATGGATCCAGAGTACATTGTGGCTGATGAACCAAGCGCCGGGCTTGATGGTGATGGCGTTCGGGGATTTGCAGAGCTATTGAAACAACTTGCCACTGATGGAATCGGTGTGATCGTCTCGACACATTATCCAGATTTTGCATCGGCTGTTGGTGACCGTTTTCGTGTTCTTGAGGATGGTCGCATTGTTCATTCATCAGACCAACTAGAATCAATCCCCCTTCGTGAACATGGAATTCGGACTTTGGGAACCATATCTGATACATGA
- a CDS encoding MFS transporter, with product MSEDAHDQYATRMLAAVSLGWAVLQFGRMLLSPLLPAIITDLGITEATAGIVLAAFQIVYAVTQYPSGEFSDQWTRATLIVPAFAVLVIGFALFDIVNGLGMFVVAAVVTGIGKGLFSIPSRALLSDLFTTNRGRALGIYAAGTDVGGIAAAGVATVTVTYASWRTPFLPVAILLGILATWYVFMNRERYALERTTLDIGGTVSGLIQHSRQRETLIAFALFYFMVGGVVNFYPTYLTQTKDFSAELASLTFALIFIVGLIIKPSAGMLGDRLSRIGIAITGLLIAAVALSVVTVISTPIYIWIITSILAIGYKTGFPLADAIILDGAPSDGMGADLGAARALFLGANAIGPAYVGIVATYANYEIAFGGLAVCLLFAAGILARQRINSTDGVRAD from the coding sequence GTGAGTGAGGATGCTCATGACCAGTATGCAACACGAATGCTTGCAGCGGTATCGCTTGGATGGGCTGTGTTGCAATTTGGTCGAATGCTACTTTCACCATTACTGCCGGCTATTATTACAGACTTAGGAATTACAGAAGCAACAGCTGGCATTGTTCTTGCGGCGTTTCAGATTGTTTATGCAGTCACACAGTACCCAAGTGGAGAATTTTCAGATCAATGGACGCGTGCAACACTTATTGTGCCTGCTTTCGCCGTACTTGTCATTGGATTTGCTCTATTTGACATCGTCAATGGACTCGGTATGTTCGTTGTTGCTGCGGTCGTTACAGGAATTGGGAAGGGATTATTTTCAATCCCCTCACGAGCACTTCTTTCTGATTTATTCACGACGAATCGTGGTCGCGCACTTGGAATTTACGCAGCTGGGACAGATGTTGGTGGTATAGCAGCTGCTGGTGTCGCGACAGTAACTGTGACGTATGCATCATGGCGAACGCCGTTTCTTCCGGTTGCAATTTTGTTAGGGATATTAGCAACATGGTATGTATTCATGAATCGTGAGCGCTACGCACTCGAACGCACGACGCTTGATATCGGGGGAACAGTGAGTGGGCTCATACAACACTCTCGACAGCGAGAGACGCTCATTGCGTTTGCCTTGTTTTATTTCATGGTTGGTGGTGTGGTTAATTTCTATCCAACATACCTGACACAGACGAAGGACTTCTCAGCAGAGCTTGCGAGTCTCACATTTGCGCTTATTTTTATTGTTGGACTGATAATCAAACCGAGTGCCGGAATGCTTGGCGACCGGCTTTCGCGGATTGGCATTGCTATCACTGGACTGCTGATTGCAGCCGTTGCACTCAGTGTGGTGACGGTTATTTCAACCCCAATATATATCTGGATTATCACGTCAATCCTCGCAATTGGATATAAAACTGGGTTTCCGCTTGCAGATGCGATTATTCTCGATGGTGCACCGAGTGATGGAATGGGTGCGGACCTTGGGGCTGCACGCGCACTCTTTCTCGGTGCAAATGCAATCGGACCTGCTTATGTTGGTATTGTTGCGACTTACGCCAACTATGAGATTGCATTCGGTGGACTCGCAGTGTGTTTACTTTTTGCAGCAGGAATACTTGCTCGACAGCGAATCAATTCGACAGATGGGGTCCGGGCTGATTGA
- a CDS encoding energy-coupling factor ABC transporter permease codes for MHIMEGFLPPRWAAAWTLAAAPIVVYGAKQTIDIIRQDTRVKALVAIGIAFVFILSALKFPSVTGSTSHPTGTGLLVVLFGPAVTAFTATIVLLYQALLLAHGGITTLGANVVAMGIIGPTVGWTAYQIIRPYTSLERATFIAAVLTDWTTYLVTSLQLGAAFPAGDGLDAIIISALDFAAIFTLTQVPIGILEGILAAAVIGYLTRLGSETIESLEVAA; via the coding sequence ATGCATATCATGGAAGGGTTCCTACCACCACGGTGGGCTGCCGCATGGACGCTCGCAGCAGCACCCATCGTTGTGTATGGTGCGAAGCAAACTATTGATATCATCCGTCAGGATACCCGAGTAAAGGCACTTGTTGCTATTGGAATTGCGTTTGTCTTTATTCTTTCAGCATTGAAGTTCCCCTCTGTCACCGGGAGCACATCACATCCGACTGGAACAGGATTACTTGTTGTGCTGTTTGGACCTGCGGTGACGGCTTTTACTGCAACAATTGTGCTTCTGTATCAGGCTCTTTTGTTAGCGCATGGTGGTATCACAACTCTTGGAGCCAATGTCGTTGCAATGGGGATTATTGGTCCGACGGTTGGATGGACCGCCTATCAGATCATTCGTCCATATACATCGCTTGAACGAGCAACATTTATTGCTGCTGTACTGACCGATTGGACGACATATCTTGTGACATCGCTCCAATTAGGCGCTGCTTTTCCCGCTGGGGACGGGCTTGATGCGATTATCATCTCGGCACTAGATTTCGCAGCGATATTCACGCTGACACAAGTACCAATTGGAATCCTTGAGGGAATCCTCGCAGCTGCTGTGATCGGATACCTCACTCGTCTTGGTTCCGAGACAATAGAGTCTCTCGAGGTGGCAGCATGA